The following proteins come from a genomic window of Anopheles ziemanni chromosome 3, idAnoZiCoDA_A2_x.2, whole genome shotgun sequence:
- the LOC131288210 gene encoding uncharacterized protein LOC131288210 yields MVNSRTCWPAVALVVMVSVGAVSCASIASNLVEERPRIASSEELLSSIVNECFADSSVMGCLKGKVLLYLDGVLGLREEQARAFDETNIDKVIFDRVGRVLSTHEFRVQLPEDTVVSYRADKGLDIDVVPAGLATEEARGHLLKKKLLLPVLLLLKLKMKALMPIFLGLIGLKAMKALILSKLAITLVLGFLVAQLVKKSGLGMPMSMMPMMPPAAEYGAPVPPTSTPASSYDPSAWDPQPGGPYSRQWEPSTSGSSHNLAYSSYYPSSSGSSTGYSSGSSSASGISGLGSSSSSPSSSSSSSSSSSSSSSNAAHAY; encoded by the exons ATGGTGAACTCGCGAACCTGCTGGCCGGCGGTGGccttggtggtgatggtgtccGTCGGTGCCGTGTCCTGCGCCTCGATCGCCTCGAACCTCGTCGAGGAGCGGCCGAGGATCGCGAGCAGCGAGGAGCTGCTGTCGTCGATCGTGAACGAGTGCTTCGCCGACTCGTCGGTCATGGGCTGCCTGAAGGGCAAGGTGCTGCTGTATCTGGACGGAGTGCTCGGGCTGCGGGAGGAGCAGGCTCGCGCCTTCGACGAGACCAACATCGACAAGGTGATCTTCGATCGGGTCGGCCGCGTCCTGTCGACGCACGAGTTCCGCGTCCAGCTACCGGAAGACACCGTCGTGAGCTACCGCGCCGACAAGGGCCTCGACATCGACGTAGTTCCGGCTGGACTCGCCACCG aagaagcccGTGGCCATTTACTGAAGAAGAAACTCCTGCTTCcagtgttgctgctgctcaaGCTGAAGATGAAGGCGCTGATGCCGATCTTCCTCGGACTGATTGGGCTGAAGGCGATGAAGGCGCTTATCCTGTCCAAGCTCGCCATCACGCTGGTGCTCGGCTTCCTGGTCGCGCAGCTCGTGAAGAAGTCCGGCCTCGGTATGCCGATGTCGATGATGCCGATGATGCCGCCGGCCGCCGAGTACGGTGCGCCCGTCCCGCCCACCTCCACGCCGGCCTCCAGCTACGACCCGTCCGCCTGGGACCCGCAGCCCGGTGGACCGTACTCGCGCCAGTGGGAGCCGTCCACCTCCGGATCGTCGCACAACCTCGCCTACAGCTCGTACTACCCGAGCTCGAGCGGCTCGAGCACCGGCTACAGCTCCGGTTCGTCCTCGGCGTCCGGTATCTCCGGCTTgggctcctcctcctcctctccctcgtcctcttcttcctcgtcctcctcttcgtcctcctcctcatcgAACGCTGCCCACGCCTATTAG
- the LOC131288097 gene encoding uncharacterized protein LOC131288097, whose translation MRSFAVFVVSLAVLGCQVQGQSRSAADVAQDIYRSCLTSEHGLKCAKVKALAWMASVAEQDEIAITDSMTVVRTGTEDPEAPTEVPADHQQQRAYGAVQMLNKIDSFLATHALKLTPPSVLRSEEARAYIPESLRQGGLADDLVIPLTEGNVAEGRGFVKKVMLPFLLGIKFKSTVLVPLALALIALKTWKAMTLGLLSLVLSGAMMIFKFAKPKIVNYEVVHYPPPHHVHHVDHHVDHHAPHVHWDAPPAWKKRSLDAHEQAYAGQL comes from the exons ATGCGATCGTTTGCGGTGTTCGTGGTGTCGCTGGCCGTTCTGGGCTGCCAGGTGCAGGGTCAGTCGCGATCGGCTGCCGATGTGGCGCAGGACATCTACCGGTCCTGCCTCACCAGCGAGCACGGGCTGAAGTGTGCGAAGGTGAAGGCACTCGCCTGGATGGCCAGCGTAGCCGAACAGGATGAAATCGCGATCACCGACTCGATGACGGTCGTGCGCACCGGCACGGAAGATCCGGAAGCTCCCACCGAGGTTCCGGCCGACCACCAACAGCAACGTGCGTACGGTGCCGTTCAAATGCTGAACAAAATCGACAGCTTCCTGGCGACGCACGCCCTCAAGCTTACTCCACCGTCCGTGCTGCGATCGGAAGAGGCCCGCGCCTACATTCCGGAGTCCCTGCGCCAGGGCGGACTCGCCGACGACCTGGTTATCCCACTGACTGAGGGAAATGTTGCAGAAG GACGCGGCTTTGTGAAGAAAGTCATGCTTCCCTTCCTGCTCGGCATCAAGTTCAAGTCGACCGTCCTGGTGCCGCTCGCCCTCGCCCTGATCGCGCTCAAGACGTGGAAGGCCATGACGCTCGGTCTGCTCTCGCTCGTCCTGTCCGGCGCGATGATGATCTTCAAGTTCGCCAAGCCGAAGATCGTCAACTACGAGGTCGTGCACTACCCGCCGCCTCACCACGTCCACCACGTCGATCACCATGTCGATCACCATGCCCCGCACGTCCACTGGGACGCCCCGCCGGCGTGGAAGAAACGCTCGCTGGACGCGCACGAGCAGGCGTACGCCGGCCAGCTCTAA
- the LOC131287746 gene encoding uncharacterized protein LOC131287746, with amino-acid sequence MVFRCVAIAAVVMMAGLAAANPAVNKPAFWKDTPMDGMVREMRSLCETEQDSAACLKLKIMNFLDTVFKKDNFQISDDVEVRSNGALANEARGPSGLVEQVENYLRSHDVTFKLPIADAKVTVSPRNIQNDELSVTFNFPSASTGRGVEARKSKLKKIVIPIMVFILLKAMTLIPMALGVLGLKAWNSLQLSFFSFVVSVGLAIFQLCKKLAADSHHPHIAAHGPWETRRSFAGVEQPAFEGQDVAYRAYA; translated from the exons ATGGTGTTTAGGTGCGTCGCGATCGCtgcggtggtgatgatggccgGTCTTGCGGCGGCCAATCCAGCCGTCAATAAGCCCGCCTTCTGGAAGGACACTCCGATGGATGGGATGGTCCGTGAGATGCGTTCGCTTTGCGAAACGGAGCAAGACTCGGCCGCTTGTCTGAAGCTGAAGATCATGAACTTCCTCGACACCGTGTTCAAGAAGGACAACTTCCAG ATTTCCGACGATGTGGAAGTCCGCAGCAATGGTGCTCTGGCCAACGAAGCGCGCGGACCGAGCGGACTGGTGGAGCAGGTTGAGAACTACCTGCGTAGCCATGACGTCACCTTCAAGCTGCCGATCGCCGATGCCAAGGTAACCGTCTCGCCGCGCAACATCCAGAACGACGAGCTGAGCGTTACGTTCAACTTCCCGAGCGCTTCGACCGGACGCGGCGTGGAGGCGCGCAAGTCCAAGCTGAAGAAGATCGTCATCCCGATCATGGTGTTCATCCTGCTGAAGGCCATGACTCTCATCCCGATGGCGCTCGGTGTGCTCGGTCTGAAGGCGTGGAACTCGCTGCAGCTGTCGTTCTTCTCGTTCGTCGTGTCGGTCGGTCTCGCTATCTTCCAGCTTTGCAAGAAG CTGGCTGCCGATAGTCACCACCCGCACATTGCCGCCCACGGTCCCTGGGAAACCCGTCGGTCTTTCGCCGGCGTCGAGCAGCCCGCCTTCGAGGGTCAGGACGTCGCCTACCGAGCCTACGCCTAG